The genomic window GGCAAAAAAGCGACTGAAAGCTCCGACAAAAAATAGGATTTAAAAGTAAAAGAAGCCTCTACTACCAGAGTGGCTCCCACTCATTCAAAAGAGCTTGAAAAGAAGGCCGCCATGGGTGGCAAAAAATGGAGCAAAGACGAGTGATTCCACGGCCATAAGCTTAATAAGGATATTGAGTGAAGGCCCAGAAGTGTCCTTCAAAGGGTCACCAATGGTGTCACCAATAACAGCTGCCTTGTGTGGATCAGATCCCTTTGGTCCCAAGGTCCTAGCATGCTCAGATGCACCGGCCTGAAATAAGAAATTGCCAGCGAATTTTATCATCCAATGAACAAACACAATGAAAATtccataatagaaaaaaaaaaaagcattctCAAAAAAGTTCCAGTTTAAAAATCTTTACCTCAATGTACTTCTTGGCATTATCCCAGGCACCACCAGTGTTTGATGCTGATATTGCAATCTGAAAAAACAATTCAAAAGAACAAAGATTCAGAAAACTTGACAGGAATGTTGGAACACAATACTTCCAACTGAACTTCACATAATGCAGTCTTAGTAACTGATATTACCTGCACACCAGAAACAAGAGCACCTGCAAGAACGCCTGAGAGAGTTTCCACACCAAAGAAGGTACCGACAATGAGTGGTGTAAGCATGACAAGGGCACCTGGAGGAATCATCTCCTTGATGGATGCATCAGTGGAAATCTTGACGCATGTGGCATAATCAGGCTTGGCGTGACCCTCCATGAGTCCTGGAATGGTGTTGAACTGCCTGCGAACTTCCTCAACCATCTTCAAAGCTGCACTTCCTACACTCTTCATGGTCATGGCAGAGAACCAGTAGGGGAGCATGGCGCCAACTAAGAGTCCAATAAAGACCTTGGGAGTCAAGACATCAACAGTTGAAATTCCTGCTCTGCTGACAAAGGCACCGAATAGGGCCAAAGATACCAGAGCAGCAGATCCAATGGCGAATCCCTAGTGATGGAAGAATAGAACACATAACTCAGGTGTAACTTTGGGTTGATAATCATGATGAAATGACCAGAGGATAAGAAGTAATCAATAACATTAGAATATTTTTTAACTCGTTCTTAATTAAGATAAAGGCTATAGATACTAATCTATATTTTAGCATAGATGTAACGCCATAGTCATTTGAACAAAAATATAGGCTGAATGTATGCAACCACTCTAAAAGCTTCAAATTACCTTGCCAATGGCAGCAGTTGTGTTGCCAGCAGCATCAAGTGCATCAGTTCTCTCGCGGATACGATGGCTCATTCCAGCCATTTCAGCAATGCCTCCAGCATTGTCACTGATAGGTCCATAGGCATCAATAGCCAATCCAGTAGCGATGGTACTAAGCATTCCAAGGGCAGCCACAGCAATTCCATACATTGCAGCAAAACTGAAACTTACGAAGATACTTATGGCAATGGCAAAAATAGGAATAATGACAGACTTGTATCCTAGCGCAAGGCCAAAGATGACATTGGTTGCAGCTCCAGTCCGGCAGGAATCAGCAACATCTTGTACAGGGCTGAAAGTCAATCACAAAAAGGAAGTTAAGGGCATTACACATCTATCTATAAATGAAATATAGTAAGGCACGTCAGAAACTCAGCATTCAGCTACCTGTAAGCATTGCTTGTATAATATTCCGTGACAAACCCTATAATAAGTCCAGCCCAGAGTCCTACGGCCACACATAGGAATAACTGCCTGAAAATGTCAACCATGTAAAAACAACTCTATTAAAAACGTTATCAACAATCCAAGATAacaaaaataaatgaaatatGGGAATATAATCAAGAAACGGAGACACGAGGTTTTAATggaataatctaaagcaatactATGTATATACAAAACCAGGCCAAGAAATTCAACAAACAATTTTTTCCCATAAAAAAACATTAAAACAAACTTAACGTACCAGCTCTTAACTTCTTTCTGAGCTCCAAAGTTGAAAATAGTGAAGGTCGATGGGAGAGCAAGCCAACTAATAATTGCAATTCCAACAGTCATGAGTGCTGTAGAAATGATAAGCTGCTTTTTCAATGCTGGTTCAATTTCCTTGACGGCTTTGATCTCAAAGAAATCAGTTGCAAAGAGAGTAGTAATCAAACAGATGAGAATGCCCACAGAGCTGACAAGTAGGGGATACAACATGGCAGTGAAGTCATGGTCGATTCCAAATGAGGAAATGGAAGCAACAACAAGGGCAGCACAAGATGATTCAGCATAGGAGCCAAAAAGATCAGAGCCCATCCCAGCAATATCTCCAACATTGTCACCAACATTGTCAGCAATCACCTGATAAGATCATGAAAATGGATCAATTGTTTCAGCAAATACAGGGAGGACTGATGAGATAACTACATTATTCTTCAATCAATTCTTCCTGTGAAGAAAATGGAAAAAGGAAGTAGAAAGGGGGGAAATGTGACTTACAGCAGGGTTTCTTGGATCATCCTCAGGGatatttctttcaacttttcctACAAGGTCAGCACCAACATCAGCAGCCTTGGTATAGATACCACCACCAACTCTCCCAAACAGAGCCATGGAAGATCCACCCAAGCCATAACCAGTTATAGCCTCAAAAAGACCTTCCCAATCATCACCATAATATATCTTAAAGACATTAATGGCAATGTAGAGCACCAAAAGACCATTTGCTGCAAGCAGAAAACCCATCACTGCACCAGACCTGAATGCAGTGATAAAAGCCTTCCCAACTCCCTTTCTTGCTTCCAAGGTTGTCCTGGCATTGGCATAGGTTGCAATTTTCATCCCAAGGTA from Arachis ipaensis cultivar K30076 chromosome B09, Araip1.1, whole genome shotgun sequence includes these protein-coding regions:
- the LOC107617887 gene encoding pyrophosphate-energized vacuolar membrane proton pump yields the protein MGGAILSELATEIVIPVCAVVGIVFSLVQWFLVSKVKLTPHATSSSSGNSNNNNNGKNGYGDYLIEEEEGINDHSVVVKCADIQSAISEGATSFLFTEYQYVGIFMVAFAVLIFLFLGSVESFSTKSQACTYDKTKICKPALATALFSTVSFLLGALTSVLSGYLGMKIATYANARTTLEARKGVGKAFITAFRSGAVMGFLLAANGLLVLYIAINVFKIYYGDDWEGLFEAITGYGLGGSSMALFGRVGGGIYTKAADVGADLVGKVERNIPEDDPRNPAVIADNVGDNVGDIAGMGSDLFGSYAESSCAALVVASISSFGIDHDFTAMLYPLLVSSVGILICLITTLFATDFFEIKAVKEIEPALKKQLIISTALMTVGIAIISWLALPSTFTIFNFGAQKEVKSWQLFLCVAVGLWAGLIIGFVTEYYTSNAYSPVQDVADSCRTGAATNVIFGLALGYKSVIIPIFAIAISIFVSFSFAAMYGIAVAALGMLSTIATGLAIDAYGPISDNAGGIAEMAGMSHRIRERTDALDAAGNTTAAIGKGFAIGSAALVSLALFGAFVSRAGISTVDVLTPKVFIGLLVGAMLPYWFSAMTMKSVGSAALKMVEEVRRQFNTIPGLMEGHAKPDYATCVKISTDASIKEMIPPGALVMLTPLIVGTFFGVETLSGVLAGALVSGVQIAISASNTGGAWDNAKKYIEAGASEHARTLGPKGSDPHKAAVIGDTIGDPLKDTSGPSLNILIKLMAVESLVFAPFFATHGGLLFKLF